A single genomic interval of Bradyrhizobium sp. AZCC 1693 harbors:
- a CDS encoding YcaO-like family protein, which yields MSGTENSIQELFARAASLLLGNEVDAAGDHDARRILQALEYASESSNQIDPETANRAHLLIAASRFARVFELASPDAPGLFSFGAQFDPALADALHDGSPMVGVSGVGLTLRDAFQGCVGEGIEYLSQLQAGTDLLLKPGLDDWAGKLGPNALALVAAVSERRMQPERVLSWCRTTRLTDGGEVWLPADICLRRPPPQRDFAPPFPLSIGSAAGPSRDAAALHGLLELIERDAAGLWWRGGQLARSIPPQHEAGIVVEGLLRQLRHGASVRRRTWLLDITTDIGVPCVAAVSCRADGSGFAFGLAARPALEAAVRSATLEMCQLELADAVVATKRSERGDDALNAQDRIHLQRAAIDADQCRLLQPVADYAAHLPLRATEASVIFGLIVQRLEKLGIETFCLDLTRQRFAVPVVRVIAPGLQLEPSEIVTARLREAITRTGGGTTYTGGVPLI from the coding sequence GTGAGCGGTACCGAAAATTCGATACAGGAATTGTTTGCACGCGCGGCATCGTTGCTTCTCGGCAACGAAGTGGACGCCGCCGGCGATCACGATGCCAGACGTATCCTGCAGGCGCTGGAATATGCCTCGGAATCCAGCAACCAAATTGATCCGGAGACCGCAAATCGTGCCCATTTGCTCATCGCGGCTTCCCGATTTGCGCGGGTGTTCGAGCTGGCCTCACCCGATGCGCCCGGCCTGTTCAGCTTTGGCGCGCAATTTGATCCAGCGCTTGCCGATGCCTTGCATGACGGAAGCCCGATGGTCGGCGTTTCCGGCGTCGGTCTGACGTTGCGGGATGCATTTCAGGGCTGCGTCGGCGAAGGAATCGAGTATCTGTCTCAATTGCAGGCCGGGACCGACCTGTTGCTCAAACCCGGCCTCGACGACTGGGCCGGAAAACTCGGTCCGAACGCGCTGGCGCTGGTCGCTGCCGTTTCGGAACGCCGTATGCAACCAGAGCGGGTGCTTTCCTGGTGTCGTACAACGCGGCTGACCGACGGCGGCGAAGTGTGGCTTCCGGCCGACATCTGCCTGCGGCGTCCGCCGCCGCAGCGCGACTTCGCGCCGCCATTCCCCTTGAGCATCGGATCGGCCGCAGGTCCGTCTCGGGATGCCGCAGCACTGCACGGCTTGCTGGAATTGATCGAGCGCGATGCGGCCGGCCTGTGGTGGCGGGGCGGTCAACTGGCCCGATCGATTCCGCCGCAGCATGAAGCCGGCATCGTGGTGGAAGGCTTGTTGCGGCAGCTCCGGCATGGCGCGTCGGTGCGGCGCCGGACATGGCTGCTCGATATCACGACGGATATCGGCGTGCCCTGCGTCGCGGCCGTCTCGTGCCGGGCGGACGGTTCCGGTTTTGCCTTCGGCCTCGCCGCGCGGCCGGCGCTTGAGGCCGCGGTTCGCTCGGCTACACTCGAAATGTGTCAGCTCGAACTGGCTGACGCCGTCGTCGCAACCAAACGCAGCGAGCGCGGCGATGACGCGCTCAACGCCCAGGACCGCATCCATCTGCAGCGCGCGGCGATCGATGCCGATCAGTGCAGACTGTTGCAGCCGGTCGCAGACTACGCGGCCCATCTGCCTCTTCGCGCAACTGAAGCGAGCGTCATATTTGGACTAATCGTACAGCGTTTGGAGAAACTGGGAATCGAGACATTTTGCCTTGATCTCACGCGCCAGCGCTTCGCCGTTCCGGTGGTCCGCGTGATTGCCCCAGGCCTGCAACTCGAGCCATCCGAAATCGTCACGGCCAGGCTAAGGGAAGCGATCACGCGAACCGGAGGGGGCACAACCTATACCGGGGGTGTCCCTTTGATATAG
- a CDS encoding helix-turn-helix domain-containing protein translates to MVTRKSGPLDAMVGARIRMLRVNRGMSQTTLAERIGVTFQQVQKYERGASRAGASRLSRIASVLDVSVGEFFESSRAGPPGLNSPVRLLGEPGALPVLKAYARTRRPRVQSCIAKLVESIADRTSGAKATVARLNTVDLGERRKFPSRG, encoded by the coding sequence ATGGTGACAAGGAAGTCTGGCCCGCTCGATGCGATGGTGGGCGCCAGGATTCGCATGTTGCGGGTCAACCGCGGCATGAGCCAAACCACGCTCGCGGAACGGATCGGCGTTACCTTTCAACAGGTGCAGAAATACGAGCGGGGCGCCAGCCGGGCTGGCGCCAGCCGGTTGTCGCGAATCGCTTCCGTGCTGGACGTTTCGGTTGGTGAGTTTTTCGAGTCTTCCCGGGCTGGACCTCCCGGCTTGAATTCACCGGTTCGCTTGCTCGGCGAGCCGGGCGCCTTGCCCGTTCTCAAGGCCTATGCGCGAACGCGCAGGCCGCGCGTCCAGTCTTGCATCGCCAAGCTGGTTGAAAGCATCGCCGATCGAACTTCGGGGGCCAAGGCCACGGTTGCGCGTCTGAATACTGTCGATCTTGGTGAGCGGCGGAAGTTTCCCTCGCGAGGATAG
- the pgm gene encoding phosphoglucomutase (alpha-D-glucose-1,6-bisphosphate-dependent) — translation MTAPNPAAGKPVDSASLVNVPQLVTAYFASKPDPSDPTQRVAFGTSGHRGTSLKNSFNENHILATTQAICDHRRETGLTGPLFVGIDTHALAEPALVSAVEVFAANGVDIMIDARGGYTPTPVISHAILSYNKGRTSGLADGVVISPSHNPPEDGGYKYNPPHGGPADTDVTGKVEKAANAYMEAGMKGVARMPYDRARKAPSTHLHDYVGPYVADLGNAVDMALIKSSGVKIGIDPLGGAAVHYWQPLIEHYGINATVVNDTVDPTFRFMTADWDGKIRMDCSSPYAMASLIAMRDRFDVAFANDTDADRHGIVTRTGGLMNPNHFLAAAIAYLFEHRPQWGREAAIGKTIVSSSIIDRVAKKLKRKLVETPVGFKWFVEGLGSGGFGFAGEESAGASFLKRDGSVWTTDKDGMVMGLLAAEILGRTGRDPSQLFATLTAELGVPYYERIDVPATPKQKSALKALGPEQLDMRQLAGEPVSAIRTRAPGNNQSFGGIKVESEAGWFAARPSGTEDVYKIYAESFRDQNHLKTIQQDAQRAIAKAF, via the coding sequence GTGACTGCCCCCAATCCCGCTGCCGGCAAACCGGTCGATTCCGCCTCCCTTGTCAACGTGCCGCAGTTGGTAACGGCCTATTTTGCGTCGAAACCGGATCCCTCCGATCCGACCCAGCGCGTTGCCTTCGGAACCTCGGGCCATCGCGGGACCTCGCTGAAGAATTCGTTCAACGAAAACCATATCCTGGCGACGACGCAGGCGATCTGCGACCACCGCCGCGAAACCGGGCTGACCGGCCCGCTGTTCGTCGGCATCGATACCCATGCGCTCGCCGAGCCGGCGCTGGTGAGTGCGGTGGAAGTGTTTGCCGCCAACGGCGTCGACATCATGATCGACGCGCGCGGCGGCTACACGCCGACGCCCGTGATCTCGCACGCGATCCTGAGCTACAATAAAGGCCGAACGAGCGGACTCGCCGATGGCGTTGTCATCTCACCCTCGCACAATCCGCCGGAGGATGGCGGCTACAAATATAACCCGCCGCACGGCGGCCCCGCCGATACCGATGTAACGGGAAAGGTCGAAAAGGCCGCCAACGCCTACATGGAAGCCGGCATGAAGGGCGTTGCGCGGATGCCGTATGATCGCGCCCGCAAGGCGCCCTCGACGCATCTGCACGACTATGTCGGTCCTTACGTCGCCGATCTCGGCAACGCCGTGGACATGGCGCTGATCAAATCATCGGGCGTGAAGATCGGGATCGATCCGCTGGGCGGCGCCGCCGTTCATTACTGGCAGCCGCTGATCGAGCATTACGGAATCAATGCGACAGTTGTGAACGACACCGTCGATCCGACGTTCCGGTTCATGACGGCGGACTGGGATGGAAAAATCCGCATGGATTGTTCCTCGCCGTACGCGATGGCGAGCCTGATTGCGATGCGCGACAGGTTTGACGTCGCCTTTGCCAACGACACCGACGCCGACCGGCACGGTATCGTGACGCGCACGGGCGGCCTGATGAACCCGAACCATTTTCTCGCCGCCGCGATCGCCTATCTGTTCGAGCATCGGCCGCAATGGGGCAGGGAAGCGGCGATCGGCAAGACCATCGTCTCCAGCTCGATCATCGACCGTGTCGCAAAGAAGTTGAAGCGCAAGCTGGTCGAAACCCCGGTCGGCTTCAAATGGTTCGTCGAAGGCCTCGGCAGCGGTGGGTTCGGATTCGCCGGCGAGGAAAGCGCCGGCGCATCGTTCCTCAAGCGCGACGGCTCGGTCTGGACGACCGACAAGGACGGCATGGTGATGGGACTGCTCGCCGCCGAAATCCTCGGGCGCACCGGCCGCGACCCAAGCCAGTTGTTTGCCACCCTCACGGCCGAACTCGGCGTGCCGTATTACGAGCGAATCGATGTGCCGGCGACGCCGAAACAAAAGAGCGCGCTGAAGGCGCTCGGGCCGGAGCAGCTCGATATGCGCCAGCTTGCCGGTGAACCGGTCAGCGCGATCCGGACCCGGGCGCCGGGTAACAATCAATCCTTCGGCGGCATCAAGGTCGAATCCGAAGCGGGATGGTTCGCCGCGCGGCCGTCGGGCACCGAAGACGTCTACAAGATCTACGCCGAGAGTTTCCGGGACCAGAACCATCTGAAGACGATTCAGCAGGACGCCCAGCGCGCCATCGCGAAGGCCTTCTAA
- a CDS encoding DUF3551 domain-containing protein, whose translation MRVWACTILTTGTMLVAAPARAQAYDPSYPVCLQTYATGGGYIDCSFTSLAQCAASASGRSAQCLNNPYFAQGDRKPPRQRGVY comes from the coding sequence ATGCGCGTATGGGCTTGCACGATTCTGACGACCGGAACGATGCTGGTCGCCGCGCCCGCGCGCGCCCAGGCCTACGATCCAAGCTACCCGGTTTGCCTGCAAACCTACGCCACCGGCGGCGGCTATATCGACTGCAGCTTTACTTCGCTGGCGCAGTGCGCAGCGTCCGCATCGGGCCGCTCGGCGCAGTGCCTGAACAATCCGTATTTCGCGCAGGGCGACAGGAAACCGCCTCGGCAACGCGGCGTTTACTAG
- a CDS encoding AMP-binding protein, with protein MSLDTPYRSPSDAFAATAARRPDAPFLLAPASAGLPYASEGFKIEYGAFKTEVDRLRAEYATAGYGRSARVALLLENRPVFFLHWLALNALGVSIVPINPDVRPDELSFQLELSQADLLVATPDHMQVTKGAALGRARLIDTDSPIPLCQMDVVAQDAEYNDECALLFTSGSTGKPKGCMLSNRYFLQVADWYLAQGGVAALQGDREINLTPLPMFHMNALGCSTVGMMVLGGAVVPLDRFHANRWWQCVADSGATVVHCLGVIPAILLQLPVTKVERQHRVRFAFAPGVDVRHRATFEERYRIPIVEAWAMTETGGAAATTTACEPAGFGARCVGRPSDGMEYRLVDDHGADVALGKPGELLVRAKGDDIRAGFFSGYLKDEEATEAAWQDGWFHTGDLVFADEDGLMYFFDRKKTIVRRSGENIGVLEVESALYMDARIGGCAVTPVPDDIRGEEVFAFIVPNEKIDNTDALAASIVKTCAERLAYHKVPGYVALVDELPLSSTRKLARGEIKTLAAASVRANQAIDMRALKAKLRHA; from the coding sequence ATGAGCCTCGACACGCCCTATCGATCGCCATCCGATGCCTTCGCGGCCACGGCCGCGAGGCGGCCGGACGCGCCATTCCTGCTGGCGCCTGCAAGCGCAGGACTGCCCTACGCGTCGGAAGGATTCAAGATCGAATACGGCGCGTTCAAGACCGAGGTCGATCGGCTTCGCGCCGAATACGCCACCGCCGGTTATGGACGCAGCGCGCGGGTTGCGTTGTTGCTTGAAAATCGCCCGGTCTTCTTCCTGCACTGGCTCGCGCTTAATGCGCTCGGGGTTTCGATCGTTCCGATCAACCCGGACGTCCGGCCCGACGAACTGTCCTTCCAGCTTGAGCTGTCGCAGGCCGATCTGCTGGTGGCGACGCCGGATCATATGCAGGTGACGAAGGGGGCGGCGCTCGGACGCGCCCGCTTGATCGACACCGACAGCCCGATTCCGCTGTGTCAGATGGACGTCGTCGCGCAGGATGCCGAGTACAATGACGAGTGCGCGCTGCTGTTCACTTCTGGCAGCACCGGCAAGCCCAAGGGCTGCATGCTCTCGAACCGCTATTTTCTGCAGGTCGCCGACTGGTATCTCGCGCAGGGTGGCGTGGCCGCGCTCCAAGGGGACCGCGAGATCAACCTGACGCCGCTGCCGATGTTTCACATGAACGCGCTCGGCTGCAGCACCGTCGGCATGATGGTGCTCGGCGGCGCCGTGGTACCGCTCGACCGCTTTCACGCCAACCGCTGGTGGCAGTGCGTGGCCGATAGCGGCGCAACCGTCGTGCATTGTCTCGGCGTCATCCCCGCCATTCTGCTCCAACTGCCCGTGACCAAGGTCGAGCGGCAACATCGCGTGCGTTTCGCCTTTGCGCCCGGCGTCGATGTCCGCCACCGCGCAACCTTTGAGGAGCGCTACCGCATCCCGATTGTCGAGGCCTGGGCCATGACCGAAACCGGCGGCGCGGCGGCCACCACCACCGCATGCGAGCCGGCGGGCTTTGGCGCGCGCTGCGTCGGCCGGCCATCTGATGGCATGGAGTATCGCCTCGTTGACGATCACGGCGCCGACGTCGCGCTTGGAAAACCCGGCGAATTACTGGTCCGCGCCAAGGGCGATGATATCAGAGCCGGTTTCTTCAGCGGCTATTTGAAGGACGAGGAAGCTACCGAAGCTGCCTGGCAGGACGGCTGGTTTCACACCGGAGACCTCGTCTTCGCCGACGAAGACGGGCTGATGTATTTCTTCGATCGCAAGAAGACCATCGTGCGGCGCAGTGGCGAAAACATCGGCGTGCTCGAGGTCGAAAGCGCGCTTTACATGGACGCACGCATCGGCGGCTGCGCGGTGACGCCCGTTCCCGACGACATCCGCGGCGAGGAGGTCTTTGCGTTCATCGTGCCGAACGAGAAGATCGACAACACCGATGCGCTCGCGGCCTCGATCGTCAAGACCTGCGCCGAACGGCTCGCCTATCACAAGGTGCCCGGCTACGTCGCCCTCGTCGACGAACTTCCCTTGTCCTCAACGCGCAAGCTTGCCCGGGGCGAGATCAAGACGCTTGCGGCTGCCTCCGTCCGCGCCAACCAAGCGATCGACATGCGTGCGCTCAAGGCCAAGCTGCGCCACGCCTGA
- a CDS encoding ABC transporter substrate-binding protein — protein MKNKKTLLIGAALLLGAVAPMRAEIIVGFVTGLSGPVSSIGVPNAKGLAAGQAYVGEIDGEKVRVIQLDDGSDPAASTRNARKLVEQEKVDFLIGTSGAPQTLAMATAAIEMKVPMVAVSPIAPVPAGEGGPWVVQTPQPTPLLVQGIVDHMKSRNVKTVAFVGFSDAFGDLMYNSLLQSAEKAEIKVIANERYARSDNSVTAQVLRAVSLRPDAIMLGGTGTPGALPVIALAERGYKGPLYGNHGMISADFLRLAGKSAEGIICPTGPVTAGEQLPESNPIRKVALAFRAAYEKANGEAPADAFSPYAFDGWLVFMDAAKRAKASGAAPGTPAFRNALREALFTTKDVVGAHGIYTYTPADRHGVDGRARILVQIENGKYKLLP, from the coding sequence GGTCGCGCCGATGCGCGCCGAAATCATCGTTGGTTTCGTCACCGGCCTGAGCGGGCCGGTGTCCTCGATCGGCGTGCCGAACGCCAAGGGATTGGCTGCGGGCCAGGCGTATGTCGGAGAAATCGATGGCGAGAAAGTCCGTGTCATCCAGCTCGACGACGGCTCGGATCCGGCCGCGTCGACGCGCAACGCGCGCAAGCTGGTCGAGCAGGAAAAGGTTGATTTCCTGATCGGCACGTCAGGCGCGCCGCAGACGCTGGCGATGGCTACGGCTGCGATCGAAATGAAGGTGCCGATGGTGGCGGTCTCGCCGATCGCGCCGGTGCCGGCCGGAGAGGGCGGGCCATGGGTGGTGCAAACGCCACAGCCGACGCCGCTGCTCGTTCAAGGCATCGTCGATCACATGAAGAGCCGGAACGTGAAGACGGTGGCTTTCGTCGGCTTCTCCGACGCCTTCGGTGACCTGATGTACAATTCGCTACTGCAGAGCGCCGAGAAGGCCGAGATCAAGGTGATCGCGAACGAACGCTATGCGCGCTCCGACAACTCGGTCACCGCGCAGGTGCTGCGTGCGGTTTCTTTGCGGCCCGATGCGATCATGCTGGGCGGCACCGGAACGCCCGGCGCGCTGCCCGTGATTGCGCTGGCCGAGCGCGGCTACAAGGGCCCGCTCTACGGCAATCACGGCATGATCAGCGCGGATTTTCTGCGGCTCGCCGGCAAATCGGCCGAGGGCATCATCTGCCCGACCGGGCCGGTGACGGCGGGCGAACAGCTTCCCGAGAGCAATCCGATCCGCAAGGTCGCTCTCGCATTCCGTGCGGCTTACGAGAAGGCCAATGGCGAGGCGCCGGCCGATGCGTTCTCGCCCTATGCCTTCGATGGCTGGCTGGTGTTCATGGATGCCGCCAAACGCGCAAAGGCATCAGGCGCGGCGCCCGGCACGCCTGCATTCCGCAACGCGCTACGCGAAGCGCTGTTCACGACCAAGGATGTCGTCGGCGCGCACGGCATCTACACTTACACGCCGGCCGACCGCCACGGCGTCGACGGCCGCGCGCGGATCCTGGTCCAGATCGAAAACGGGAAATACAAGCTGCTGCCATAA